The Patescibacteria group bacterium genome has a window encoding:
- a CDS encoding class I SAM-dependent methyltransferase, with protein sequence MSKLYKRIVNINKEEKFISFILRKYFPKDAKILDVGCGLGNKLEYIKNIGYADIVGVEKNKELIAEVLRTKNIPILSSEQFEKTSGRYDLIIMSHLIEHFNPDDLLVFMDSYLDRLKTGGYLLILTPTMTEYFYFDFDHIKPYHPAGILMFFGKAKSQVQNYSRNKLGLSELFFNRVPFKKVFTKKQLLGKRDYPAIFANLVWAIIYHLSFSAVAQTVGWIGLFKKLGDSKDAIGNPKNIQ encoded by the coding sequence ATGAGCAAGCTTTATAAGCGAATAGTCAACATAAACAAGGAGGAAAAATTCATCAGCTTTATTTTACGAAAATATTTTCCCAAGGACGCCAAGATACTCGATGTCGGGTGCGGCCTGGGCAACAAGCTGGAATATATCAAGAATATCGGCTACGCCGACATTGTCGGGGTGGAAAAAAACAAGGAGCTGATCGCCGAAGTGCTGCGAACTAAAAATATTCCGATCTTATCTTCCGAGCAGTTTGAAAAAACAAGCGGCCGATACGACCTCATCATAATGTCTCATCTGATCGAGCATTTCAATCCGGACGACCTGCTCGTTTTTATGGATAGCTATTTGGATCGCTTGAAAACCGGAGGATATCTGTTGATTCTGACGCCGACCATGACCGAATATTTTTATTTTGATTTCGATCATATCAAACCCTACCATCCGGCCGGCATCCTGATGTTCTTCGGCAAGGCAAAATCTCAAGTGCAGAATTATTCCCGGAATAAATTGGGGCTGTCTGAACTGTTTTTCAATCGGGTGCCTTTCAAAAAAGTTTTCACCAAAAAACAATTATTGGGCAAGAGGGATTATCCGGCCATCTTTGCCAATCTGGTTTGGGCGATTATCTACCACCTGTCTTTTTCTGCCGTGGCGCAGACGGTCGGCTGGATCGGATTATTTAAAAAATTGGGAGATTCAAAGGACGCGATTGGCAATCCGAAAAACATTCAATAA